A part of Acidobacteriota bacterium genomic DNA contains:
- a CDS encoding glycosyltransferase family 4 protein — protein sequence MRILVDYRPALRERTGVGEYIHQVATALVATAPAGEELVLFSSSWKDRVPPDALPGARIIDRRVPVRVLNTLWHRAEWPPVEWLGASAIDVCQSAHPLLMPAKRAAQAVMVHDLDFLDHPERTRAEIRRDYPALARRHAHRADRVVVVSEHTAGEVERRLGVPRSHITVCQPGTPGWRRRDREPAEGGYILFLGTLEPRKNVRVLLDAYERLLARWPAAPPLVLAGRARPDAAPLVARATAGPLAGHVELPGYVQPDRRLALYAGALVFVLPSHTEGFGLPAAEAMMAGVPVIAADRGALRESVGSAGWLVDPDDPDALAHALHTVLTDASRRRVMSDDGRRHAEQFTWERTARHLREAWQLALEHRRRRG from the coding sequence GTGCGCATCCTCGTCGACTACCGACCCGCGCTCCGGGAGCGGACCGGCGTCGGCGAATACATCCATCAGGTGGCGACCGCGCTCGTCGCAACGGCTCCGGCCGGCGAAGAGCTCGTGCTCTTCTCGTCCTCGTGGAAGGATCGCGTGCCGCCGGATGCGCTTCCCGGCGCACGCATCATCGATCGGCGGGTGCCGGTTCGTGTCCTCAATACCCTCTGGCATCGCGCCGAATGGCCGCCCGTCGAATGGCTCGGCGCCTCGGCGATCGACGTGTGCCAGTCGGCCCACCCGCTGCTGATGCCGGCCAAACGCGCGGCGCAGGCCGTGATGGTGCACGATCTGGACTTCCTCGACCACCCGGAGCGCACGCGCGCGGAGATCCGCCGCGACTACCCCGCGCTCGCGCGTCGGCACGCCCATCGCGCCGACAGGGTCGTCGTCGTCTCCGAGCACACCGCCGGCGAGGTGGAGCGCCGGCTCGGCGTGCCGCGATCGCACATCACCGTGTGCCAACCCGGTACTCCCGGGTGGCGACGACGCGATCGGGAGCCGGCAGAGGGCGGGTACATCCTCTTCCTCGGCACGCTCGAGCCGCGAAAGAACGTCCGCGTCCTGCTCGACGCGTACGAACGCCTGCTGGCGCGATGGCCTGCGGCACCACCTCTCGTGCTGGCGGGACGGGCTCGACCCGACGCCGCGCCGCTCGTCGCGCGGGCGACGGCCGGTCCGCTGGCCGGCCACGTCGAGCTGCCGGGGTACGTGCAGCCGGACAGGCGCCTGGCGCTCTATGCCGGCGCTCTCGTCTTCGTCCTTCCCTCGCATACGGAAGGGTTCGGGCTCCCGGCGGCCGAGGCGATGATGGCAGGCGTGCCGGTCATCGCGGCCGATCGAGGCGCGCTCCGCGAGTCGGTCGGCTCGGCAGGCTGGCTCGTGGATCCGGACGACCCGGACGCGCTCGCGCACGCGCTCCACACGGTGCTGACCGACGCGAGCCGGCGACGTGTCATGAGCGATGACGGACGCCGGCATGCCGAGCAATTCACGTGGGAGCGCACCGCCCGTCATCTTCGCGAGGCGTGGCAGCTCGCCCTCGAGCACCGGCGACGGCGTGGCTGA